One Apis cerana isolate GH-2021 linkage group LG15, AcerK_1.0, whole genome shotgun sequence DNA window includes the following coding sequences:
- the LOC108000518 gene encoding cilia- and flagella-associated protein 43-like isoform X2: protein MSLETIKTSWIKFGNCRDFVLIGKDTIAIASGIYIRFHEFGCKETRVERFDGGERGDGACCLAGLPVAPIFSVVERKCNPKISVFAYPTMRRISRCTGSEEEIGYLCCAFAGTEYLIGQGTYPDFCLLLWNWRTGERLTKINGMDVTKFDINCTRITCSTDSSQLMTQFVTSTGMLSVYRVLACSKTVRLFPIETCFERIPVACSWFVDGSLLCCDEYGTVWSIDFEEKHRIRTVVQASPFDHVPLDKNPNLVCHADGVLLASTSNHRIQATFYRKWRKDRNDEWKTAWNILLPSYPRHAESDPSHDRILILGENGDLYELLDALSDNPRLEFLIIQKNVKYVNIVSLQKSYLGTLDQDDRFAILDVRTGNLVCPPTLLAHHGKVADLASHPVLPITLSCSITGNCLLIDSSTLTHNPRITTCVHLQREALDRIKFSEEGRLFGVASFQIGRLFLLQVCIASNEPKKRMRVASWLQLERKIIDFLIYEMNEDRSAKVLFLVGNEKSSDPRAGNEIIVYSCQLFDRDPCVETADRSIKLLTSFERLHHGRESSREIIGIPYLTKQLHRIELKENFQAALLVEALPSLHQTKGIMVSFHRSKSHDIPNLITCGFDGLIVRRDCDELRRVFNLFAAHHRAEGGCRFASLVDDSTIVSLGRNGDLVANRSPYRVLARDTRGSRTTSCEGRKIERVDTMEVEEDQEAETWIEEAIRKRSMTEERETTRLSVLKDWNELKTRVKTLLDENEEAPPSTRLPISAFDVDKEGRELALEAAKTKERQLARDAEERIAQLQRSICYLRERFLDPLIVPPRSIYSFFDQSKVTNYPLMQSTPREAEFPSQFRFSMETGQLSRSTKEEDQQTMDNCHDFVDVFETCIVTDEWERELKEKFNQRFERTRLAKQREMRAITERVKETKRLVLELKNVFDVDASSSLFEAPDWHRTDVLEDTFDRDEESNDRAQPDKPDENVGCEGIESNDFYQKALDRMMDGVLEVRLEHNAKRKIPRPDCLRKDPSAYTEEDIRSIESYEEKIRAREIDRAKYKLMLESQVERLREFSKGVESFDDELNDLAAEKTRVERSILFQKLSKMQEILRRRKIVETKREIRRVIDGELVSATEEARIFAEERDLFEAGVAELRIGYENARKRDKLLEDKFRFEFKELKPSMVEHLFRQYRKRPRALLAGGPCATSPAFLAEFVLCVTERRNSDLLPRECSNYLRAIDELEAMPEGLSCRLESDQWRLLCRLRRLKVEAETRVNSCAIELAEAEQSVAFLRNVCSTSRDKVERCKQKLEQLEKSLSDLTDDREIALLLKMEQLRIRGKDCPRSDWQDAVVISQEELTRVNQAISRAERERSVAQRRLASIEDLVSLEEWHHACAKMKMEELQENAKDLDKVKISRIVRECCQRMEQGSSLKDENARIQSLLRVQQAWHRNVTERKKVRLEKIKKEIRIWQRRNACSEIRINQSSIQRDEFITALRDPLRLNVAAFRTRKIRAIRKRARLARQIRDNFERLSILKNILEISKLRTYPTLKFKL from the exons ATGTCGTTAGAAACGATTAAGACCTC ATGGATCAAGTTTGGAAATTGTCGGGACTTTGTCCTGATCGGTAAAGACACGATCGCTATTGCCTCCGGCATCTACATCCGTTTTCACGAATTTGGATGCAAAGAAACACGAGTCGAGCGATTCGACGGCGGCGAGAGAGGAGACGGTGCGTGTTGCCTCGCTGGACTTCCG GTGGCACCGATTTTCTCCGTGGTCGAGAGGAAATGCAATCCAAAGATCTCGGTGTTCGCTTATCCCACGATGCGAAGGATTAGTCGGTGCACCGGAAGCGAGGAAGAGATTGGCTACTTGTGCTGCGCGTTTGCTGGTACCGAGTATCTGATTGGTCAAGGGACTTATCCTGATTTCTGCTTGCTACTCTGGAATTGGAGAACGGGTGAACGATTGACAAAAATAAACGGGATGGACGTgacaaaatttgatattaattgcaCAAGAATCAC GTGTTCGACCGACTCCTCCCAGCTGATGACACAATTCGTGACATCCACCGGTATGCTATCGGTGTATCGGGTGTTGGCCTGTTCGAAAACTGTTCGCCTCTTTCCAATCGAAACTTGTTTCGAACGTATCCCAGTCGCTTGTTCCTGGTTTGTGGATGGAAGCTTGCTCTGCTGCGACGAGTATGGCACCGTTTGGTCCAtcgattttgaagaaaaacatCGGATACGAACGGTGGTCCAAGCTTCTCCCTTCGATCATGTTCCTTTAGACAAGAATCCTAACCTAGTTTGTCACGCCGATGGCGTGCTACTCGCATCTACGTCGAATCATCGCATCCAAGCGACG TTTTATAGGAAATGGCGAAAAGATCGGAACGATGAATGGAAAACGGCTTGGAATATTTTGTTGCCTTCGTATCCGAGGCACGCGGAAAGCGATCCATCTCACGATAGGATATTGATCCTCGGGGAAAATGGGGATCTTTATGAATTGCTTGACGCGTTAAGCGATAATCCTCGactcgaatttttaataatacagaaGAATGTAAAATACGTTAATATAGTTTCGTTGCAGAAATCGTATTTGGGAACTTTGGATCAAGATGATCGATTTGCGATTCTCGATGTTAGAACTGGCAATCTTGTCTGTCCACCTACGCTGTTGGCGCATCATGGTAAAG TTGCCGACTTGGCCTCGCACCCTGTTTTACCGATTACGCTAAGCTGCAGTATCACGGGAAATTGTCTTCTCATCGACTCGTCAACTTTAACGCATAATCCAAGAATCACCACTTGCGTTCATCTTCAACGAGAAGCCTTGGATCGCATTAAATTTTCCGAAGAAGGTCGTTTATTTGGCGTTGCCTCGTTTCAAATCGGTCGATTGTTTCTTTTACAAGTGTGCATCGCCTCGAACGAGCCCAAGAAGCGTATGAGAGTGGCATCTTGGTTACAACTCGAACGAAAG ATAATCGATTTTCTGATCTACGAAATGAACGAGGATCGTTCCGCCAAGGTATTGTTTCTCGTTGGAAACGAAAAATCAAGCGATCCTCGCGCTGGAAACGAGATTATCGTGTACTCGTGCCAATTGTTCGATCGAGACCCCTGCGTCGAGACCGCTGATCGTTCCATCAAGCTTCTCACTTCCTTCGAACGCCTTCACCACGGAAGAGAATCGAGCCGCGAGATAATCGGGATCCCGTACCTCACTAAACAATTGCATCGAATCGAACTGAAG gaAAATTTTCAAGCTGCGCTTCTCGTAGAAGCTCTACCGTCGCTTCATCAAACCAAAGGGATCATGGTCTCCTTTCACCGCTCGAAATCTCACGATATTCCAAACCTGATTACCTGCGGCTTCGATGGATTGATTGTGCGCAGGGATTGCGACGAGCTAAGACGAGTATTTAACTTGTTCGCCGCGCATCATCGAGCGGAAGGTGGGTGTCGATTCGCCTCGCTCGTCGACGACTCGACGATCGTCTCGCTTGGAAGGAACGGGGATCTGGTCGCCAACAGGTCACCTTACCg GGTGCTTGCACGTGATACGCGAGGTTCGAGGACGACCAGCTGCGAAGGGAGAAAAATCGAACGGGTGGACACGATGGAGGTAGAGGAGGATCAGGAGGCGGAGACGTGGATCGAGGAGGCTATTCGCAAACGGTCGATGAccgaagagagagaaacgacgCGTCTCTCCGTTCTTAAAGATTGGAACGAGTTGAAGACTCGG GTGAAAACGTTGCTCGACGAGAACGAGGAGGCGCCACCGAGCACTCGTCTTCCGATATCCGCGTTCGACGTGGACAAAGAGGGTCGAGAACTCGCGCTAGAAGCGGCCAAGACAAAGGAGAGACAATTGGCGAGAGACGCGGAGGAACGAATCGCGCAATTACAACGCTCGATATGTTACTTGCGCGAACGATTCCTGGATCCGTTAATTGTTCCACCGAGAAGCATTTATTCCTTCTTTGATCAATCGAAGGTCACCAATTATCCTCTTATGCAATCAACGCCTCGAGAGGCGGAATTTCCGTCACAATTTCGATTCTCGATGGAAACCGGGCAACTATCCAg GTCGACGAAAGAGGAGGATCAACAAACGATGGACAATTGTCACGACTTCGTGGACGTTTTCGAAACTTGTATCGTTACGGATGAGTGGGAACGAGAGTTGAAGGAAAAATTCAACCAACGGTTCGAAAGGACACGATTGGCCAAGCAAAGGGAAATGAGAGCGATAACCGAACGCGTGAAAGAAACGAAGCGTCTCGTTCTCGAGTTGAAAAATGTGTTCGACGTGGACGCGAGTTCGAGCCTCTTCGAAGCACCGGATTGGCATCGAACGGATGTATTGGAAGATACTTTCGATCGAGACGAGGAATCGAACGATCGCGCTCAGCCGGATAAACCGGACGAAAATGTTGGCTGCGAGGGGATCGAGTCGAATGACTTTTATCAAAAGGCGCTCGACAGAATGATGGATGGTGTTCTGGAAGTTAG ATTGGAACACAAtgcgaagagaaaaattccaaGACCCGACTGCCTTCGAAAAGATCCTTCCGCTTATACCGAGGAAGatattcgttcgatcgaatcgtACGAGGAGAAGATTCGAGCTCGAGAAATTGATCGAGCAAAGTACAAATTGATGTTAGAGTCTCAAGTCGAAAGGCTCAGAG aATTCTCGAAGGGTGTCGAATCATTTGACGACGAGCTGAACGATTTGGCCGCGGAAAAGACACGGGTCGAGCGATCGATACTCTTCCAGAAACTGTCCAAAATGCAAGAAATTCTTCGACGCAGGAAAATcgttgaaacgaaacgagaaattCGACGCGTTATCGATGGAGAATTAGTTTCAGCGACGGAGGAGGCGCGTATTTTTGCAGAGGAGCGGGACTTGTTCGAGGCAGGTGTCGCCGAGTTGAGAATCGGTTACGAAAATGCGCGAAAACGGGACAAATTGCTCGAGgataaatttcgattcgagttCAAAGAATTGAAGCCATCGATGGTGGAACATCTGTTCCGACAATATCGAAAGAGACCGAGGGCTTTGTTGGCTGGCGGGCCATGCGCCACGTCACCCGCGTTCCTCGCCGAATTCGTTCTCTGCGTGACCGAGCGACGAAACTCGGACCTCTTACCCCGAGAATGCTCCAACTACTTGAGAGCGATCGACGAATTGGAGGCAATGCCGGAAGGGTTGTCGTGTCGACTCGAATCTGATCAGTGGCGGCTGCTTTGTCGTCTGAGGAGATTAAAGGTGGAAGCGGAGACAAGG gtgAACAGTTGCGCGATCGAACTGGCAGAAGCGGAACAGAGTGTGGCGTTTCTGCGAAACGTGTGCTCCACGAGTCGAGACAAAGTCGAACGATGCAAACAGAAACTGGAACAGTTGGAAAAGTCTCTGTCCGATCTGACCGATGATCGAGAAATCGCATTGCTTTTGAAAATGGAACAACTTCGAATTAGAGGTAAGGATTGCCCGAGGTCCGATTGGCAGGATGCGGTTGTAATATCGCAGGAGGAACTGACTCGAGTAAATCAAGCGATCTCGAGGGCCGAACGAGAAAGATCGGTCGCTCAACGACGACTCGCGAGTATAGAGGACCTCGTTTCGCTCGAGGAATGGCATCACGCTTgcgcgaaaatgaaaatggagGAATTGCAGGAGAACGCAAAAGATCTCGATAAAGTTAAA ATAAGCAGAATTGTACGCGAATGTTGCCAGCGTATGGAACAGGGATCGTCGTTGAAAGATGAGAACGCTCGAATTCAAAGTCTTCTGCGTGTTCAACAGGCG TGGCATCGGAACGTGACAGAACGAAAAAAGGTCAGGTTGGAAAAGATTAAGAAGGAGATACGGATTTGGCAACGAAGAAACGCTTGTTCCGAGATAAGGATTAACCAATCGTCGATTCAAAGAGACGAATTTATTACCGCGTTACGAGATCCGCTGCGATTAAATGTCGCCGCTTTTAGAACACGTAAAATCCGAGCGATAAGAAAAAGGGCGCGTCTCGCGCGTCAGATTCGAGACAATTTTGAACGATTatctattcttaaaaatatcttggaGATCTCCAAGTTGCGAACTTATCCAACTTTAAAGTTTAAACTTTAA
- the LOC108000518 gene encoding cilia- and flagella-associated protein 43-like isoform X1 — MSLETIKTSWIKFGNCRDFVLIGKDTIAIASGIYIRFHEFGCKETRVERFDGGERGDGACCLAGLPVAPIFSVVERKCNPKISVFAYPTMRRISRCTGSEEEIGYLCCAFAGTEYLIGQGTYPDFCLLLWNWRTGERLTKINGMDVTKFDINCTRITCSTDSSQLMTQFVTSTGMLSVYRVLACSKTVRLFPIETCFERIPVACSWFVDGSLLCCDEYGTVWSIDFEEKHRIRTVVQASPFDHVPLDKNPNLVCHADGVLLASTSNHRIQATFYRKWRKDRNDEWKTAWNILLPSYPRHAESDPSHDRILILGENGDLYELLDALSDNPRLEFLIIQKNVKYVNIVSLQKSYLGTLDQDDRFAILDVRTGNLVCPPTLLAHHGKVADLASHPVLPITLSCSITGNCLLIDSSTLTHNPRITTCVHLQREALDRIKFSEEGRLFGVASFQIGRLFLLQVCIASNEPKKRMRVASWLQLERKIIDFLIYEMNEDRSAKVLFLVGNEKSSDPRAGNEIIVYSCQLFDRDPCVETADRSIKLLTSFERLHHGRESSREIIGIPYLTKQLHRIELKENFQAALLVEALPSLHQTKGIMVSFHRSKSHDIPNLITCGFDGLIVRRDCDELRRVFNLFAAHHRAEGGCRFASLVDDSTIVSLGRNGDLVANRSPYRVLARDTRGSRTTSCEGRKIERVDTMEVEEDQEAETWIEEAIRKRSMTEERETTRLSVLKDWNELKTRVKTLLDENEEAPPSTRLPISAFDVDKEGRELALEAAKTKERQLARDAEERIAQLQRSICYLRERFLDPLIVPPRSIYSFFDQSKVTNYPLMQSTPREAEFPSQFRFSMETGQLSRSTKEEDQQTMDNCHDFVDVFETCIVTDEWERELKEKFNQRFERTRLAKQREMRAITERVKETKRLVLELKNVFDVDASSSLFEAPDWHRTDVLEDTFDRDEESNDRAQPDKPDENVGCEGIESNDFYQKALDRMMDGVLEVRLEHNAKRKIPRPDCLRKDPSAYTEEDIRSIESYEEKIRAREIDRAKYKLMLESQVERLREEFSKGVESFDDELNDLAAEKTRVERSILFQKLSKMQEILRRRKIVETKREIRRVIDGELVSATEEARIFAEERDLFEAGVAELRIGYENARKRDKLLEDKFRFEFKELKPSMVEHLFRQYRKRPRALLAGGPCATSPAFLAEFVLCVTERRNSDLLPRECSNYLRAIDELEAMPEGLSCRLESDQWRLLCRLRRLKVEAETRVNSCAIELAEAEQSVAFLRNVCSTSRDKVERCKQKLEQLEKSLSDLTDDREIALLLKMEQLRIRGKDCPRSDWQDAVVISQEELTRVNQAISRAERERSVAQRRLASIEDLVSLEEWHHACAKMKMEELQENAKDLDKVKISRIVRECCQRMEQGSSLKDENARIQSLLRVQQAWHRNVTERKKVRLEKIKKEIRIWQRRNACSEIRINQSSIQRDEFITALRDPLRLNVAAFRTRKIRAIRKRARLARQIRDNFERLSILKNILEISKLRTYPTLKFKL; from the exons ATGTCGTTAGAAACGATTAAGACCTC ATGGATCAAGTTTGGAAATTGTCGGGACTTTGTCCTGATCGGTAAAGACACGATCGCTATTGCCTCCGGCATCTACATCCGTTTTCACGAATTTGGATGCAAAGAAACACGAGTCGAGCGATTCGACGGCGGCGAGAGAGGAGACGGTGCGTGTTGCCTCGCTGGACTTCCG GTGGCACCGATTTTCTCCGTGGTCGAGAGGAAATGCAATCCAAAGATCTCGGTGTTCGCTTATCCCACGATGCGAAGGATTAGTCGGTGCACCGGAAGCGAGGAAGAGATTGGCTACTTGTGCTGCGCGTTTGCTGGTACCGAGTATCTGATTGGTCAAGGGACTTATCCTGATTTCTGCTTGCTACTCTGGAATTGGAGAACGGGTGAACGATTGACAAAAATAAACGGGATGGACGTgacaaaatttgatattaattgcaCAAGAATCAC GTGTTCGACCGACTCCTCCCAGCTGATGACACAATTCGTGACATCCACCGGTATGCTATCGGTGTATCGGGTGTTGGCCTGTTCGAAAACTGTTCGCCTCTTTCCAATCGAAACTTGTTTCGAACGTATCCCAGTCGCTTGTTCCTGGTTTGTGGATGGAAGCTTGCTCTGCTGCGACGAGTATGGCACCGTTTGGTCCAtcgattttgaagaaaaacatCGGATACGAACGGTGGTCCAAGCTTCTCCCTTCGATCATGTTCCTTTAGACAAGAATCCTAACCTAGTTTGTCACGCCGATGGCGTGCTACTCGCATCTACGTCGAATCATCGCATCCAAGCGACG TTTTATAGGAAATGGCGAAAAGATCGGAACGATGAATGGAAAACGGCTTGGAATATTTTGTTGCCTTCGTATCCGAGGCACGCGGAAAGCGATCCATCTCACGATAGGATATTGATCCTCGGGGAAAATGGGGATCTTTATGAATTGCTTGACGCGTTAAGCGATAATCCTCGactcgaatttttaataatacagaaGAATGTAAAATACGTTAATATAGTTTCGTTGCAGAAATCGTATTTGGGAACTTTGGATCAAGATGATCGATTTGCGATTCTCGATGTTAGAACTGGCAATCTTGTCTGTCCACCTACGCTGTTGGCGCATCATGGTAAAG TTGCCGACTTGGCCTCGCACCCTGTTTTACCGATTACGCTAAGCTGCAGTATCACGGGAAATTGTCTTCTCATCGACTCGTCAACTTTAACGCATAATCCAAGAATCACCACTTGCGTTCATCTTCAACGAGAAGCCTTGGATCGCATTAAATTTTCCGAAGAAGGTCGTTTATTTGGCGTTGCCTCGTTTCAAATCGGTCGATTGTTTCTTTTACAAGTGTGCATCGCCTCGAACGAGCCCAAGAAGCGTATGAGAGTGGCATCTTGGTTACAACTCGAACGAAAG ATAATCGATTTTCTGATCTACGAAATGAACGAGGATCGTTCCGCCAAGGTATTGTTTCTCGTTGGAAACGAAAAATCAAGCGATCCTCGCGCTGGAAACGAGATTATCGTGTACTCGTGCCAATTGTTCGATCGAGACCCCTGCGTCGAGACCGCTGATCGTTCCATCAAGCTTCTCACTTCCTTCGAACGCCTTCACCACGGAAGAGAATCGAGCCGCGAGATAATCGGGATCCCGTACCTCACTAAACAATTGCATCGAATCGAACTGAAG gaAAATTTTCAAGCTGCGCTTCTCGTAGAAGCTCTACCGTCGCTTCATCAAACCAAAGGGATCATGGTCTCCTTTCACCGCTCGAAATCTCACGATATTCCAAACCTGATTACCTGCGGCTTCGATGGATTGATTGTGCGCAGGGATTGCGACGAGCTAAGACGAGTATTTAACTTGTTCGCCGCGCATCATCGAGCGGAAGGTGGGTGTCGATTCGCCTCGCTCGTCGACGACTCGACGATCGTCTCGCTTGGAAGGAACGGGGATCTGGTCGCCAACAGGTCACCTTACCg GGTGCTTGCACGTGATACGCGAGGTTCGAGGACGACCAGCTGCGAAGGGAGAAAAATCGAACGGGTGGACACGATGGAGGTAGAGGAGGATCAGGAGGCGGAGACGTGGATCGAGGAGGCTATTCGCAAACGGTCGATGAccgaagagagagaaacgacgCGTCTCTCCGTTCTTAAAGATTGGAACGAGTTGAAGACTCGG GTGAAAACGTTGCTCGACGAGAACGAGGAGGCGCCACCGAGCACTCGTCTTCCGATATCCGCGTTCGACGTGGACAAAGAGGGTCGAGAACTCGCGCTAGAAGCGGCCAAGACAAAGGAGAGACAATTGGCGAGAGACGCGGAGGAACGAATCGCGCAATTACAACGCTCGATATGTTACTTGCGCGAACGATTCCTGGATCCGTTAATTGTTCCACCGAGAAGCATTTATTCCTTCTTTGATCAATCGAAGGTCACCAATTATCCTCTTATGCAATCAACGCCTCGAGAGGCGGAATTTCCGTCACAATTTCGATTCTCGATGGAAACCGGGCAACTATCCAg GTCGACGAAAGAGGAGGATCAACAAACGATGGACAATTGTCACGACTTCGTGGACGTTTTCGAAACTTGTATCGTTACGGATGAGTGGGAACGAGAGTTGAAGGAAAAATTCAACCAACGGTTCGAAAGGACACGATTGGCCAAGCAAAGGGAAATGAGAGCGATAACCGAACGCGTGAAAGAAACGAAGCGTCTCGTTCTCGAGTTGAAAAATGTGTTCGACGTGGACGCGAGTTCGAGCCTCTTCGAAGCACCGGATTGGCATCGAACGGATGTATTGGAAGATACTTTCGATCGAGACGAGGAATCGAACGATCGCGCTCAGCCGGATAAACCGGACGAAAATGTTGGCTGCGAGGGGATCGAGTCGAATGACTTTTATCAAAAGGCGCTCGACAGAATGATGGATGGTGTTCTGGAAGTTAG ATTGGAACACAAtgcgaagagaaaaattccaaGACCCGACTGCCTTCGAAAAGATCCTTCCGCTTATACCGAGGAAGatattcgttcgatcgaatcgtACGAGGAGAAGATTCGAGCTCGAGAAATTGATCGAGCAAAGTACAAATTGATGTTAGAGTCTCAAGTCGAAAGGCTCAGAG aagaATTCTCGAAGGGTGTCGAATCATTTGACGACGAGCTGAACGATTTGGCCGCGGAAAAGACACGGGTCGAGCGATCGATACTCTTCCAGAAACTGTCCAAAATGCAAGAAATTCTTCGACGCAGGAAAATcgttgaaacgaaacgagaaattCGACGCGTTATCGATGGAGAATTAGTTTCAGCGACGGAGGAGGCGCGTATTTTTGCAGAGGAGCGGGACTTGTTCGAGGCAGGTGTCGCCGAGTTGAGAATCGGTTACGAAAATGCGCGAAAACGGGACAAATTGCTCGAGgataaatttcgattcgagttCAAAGAATTGAAGCCATCGATGGTGGAACATCTGTTCCGACAATATCGAAAGAGACCGAGGGCTTTGTTGGCTGGCGGGCCATGCGCCACGTCACCCGCGTTCCTCGCCGAATTCGTTCTCTGCGTGACCGAGCGACGAAACTCGGACCTCTTACCCCGAGAATGCTCCAACTACTTGAGAGCGATCGACGAATTGGAGGCAATGCCGGAAGGGTTGTCGTGTCGACTCGAATCTGATCAGTGGCGGCTGCTTTGTCGTCTGAGGAGATTAAAGGTGGAAGCGGAGACAAGG gtgAACAGTTGCGCGATCGAACTGGCAGAAGCGGAACAGAGTGTGGCGTTTCTGCGAAACGTGTGCTCCACGAGTCGAGACAAAGTCGAACGATGCAAACAGAAACTGGAACAGTTGGAAAAGTCTCTGTCCGATCTGACCGATGATCGAGAAATCGCATTGCTTTTGAAAATGGAACAACTTCGAATTAGAGGTAAGGATTGCCCGAGGTCCGATTGGCAGGATGCGGTTGTAATATCGCAGGAGGAACTGACTCGAGTAAATCAAGCGATCTCGAGGGCCGAACGAGAAAGATCGGTCGCTCAACGACGACTCGCGAGTATAGAGGACCTCGTTTCGCTCGAGGAATGGCATCACGCTTgcgcgaaaatgaaaatggagGAATTGCAGGAGAACGCAAAAGATCTCGATAAAGTTAAA ATAAGCAGAATTGTACGCGAATGTTGCCAGCGTATGGAACAGGGATCGTCGTTGAAAGATGAGAACGCTCGAATTCAAAGTCTTCTGCGTGTTCAACAGGCG TGGCATCGGAACGTGACAGAACGAAAAAAGGTCAGGTTGGAAAAGATTAAGAAGGAGATACGGATTTGGCAACGAAGAAACGCTTGTTCCGAGATAAGGATTAACCAATCGTCGATTCAAAGAGACGAATTTATTACCGCGTTACGAGATCCGCTGCGATTAAATGTCGCCGCTTTTAGAACACGTAAAATCCGAGCGATAAGAAAAAGGGCGCGTCTCGCGCGTCAGATTCGAGACAATTTTGAACGATTatctattcttaaaaatatcttggaGATCTCCAAGTTGCGAACTTATCCAACTTTAAAGTTTAAACTTTAA